Proteins co-encoded in one Ooceraea biroi isolate clonal line C1 chromosome 9, Obir_v5.4, whole genome shotgun sequence genomic window:
- the LOC105276132 gene encoding transient receptor potential cation channel trpm isoform X3, with protein MAIGSIICGASTPKVKKKKVKTTERSWIEATFQKRECTKFIPSAEDEHRCCCGNSYTHHCGTGADVQSYSLSSNREKDQEQWSQAKNTRSFPTDAYGTIEFQGGPHPTKAQYVRLAHDTRPEPIVQLLCREWNLGLPKLLITVHGGRSNFELQPSLKKVLRKGLLKAAKTTGAWIFTGGTNTGVTRQVGDALLLERSQRQGRVVSIGIAPWGILDKSHELVGRGGEVSYDCVSSPWTKYTVLNNRHAYFLLVDNGTGGRYGAEIVLRRRLEKYISNLKLQPYTHSSIPVVALVIEGGTNTIRAVLEYVTDDPPVPVVVCDGSGRAADLIAFMHKWRDGQTGEGEGPLEGVKEQVLETIKRTFQVSAEQASQLCSELLQCTRKKHLITVFRISQDRPQELDQTILTALFKSKQLSPAEQLSLSLIWNRVDIARSEIFVYGQKWPLGALEQAMMQALQHDRIDFVKLLLENGVSMRKFLSIPRLEELYNTKEGPSNTLGYILRDVRPNIPRGYMYTLHDIGLVINKLMGGAYRAQYTRRRFRMIYTKVMKRSGGGHQPYMHRNSCAPNCNTRYYTGSGNKSDSLTMSLLAETLPANRDTPLFDYPFNELLIWAVLTKRQQMALLMWQHGEEALAKALVALKLYKAMAHEAAEDDLETEVYDELRGYGKEFENIALELLDYCYRQDDDQTQQLLTSELQNWSGQTCLSLAVTANHRPLLAHPCSQIILADLWMGGLRTRKNTNLKVIMGLFCPVYITRLEFKSREELQLMPQTQEEHLIALEDEKEDSDSEHSTPAGPDVEALISNEHSTIVKETIVQENGKVLTDNDDGIHRAYGLRSEYYDNKTTRPLRLRKKLYEFYTAPITKFWANAIAYIIFLLLFSYCILVRMDDHPSLAEIYAIAYICTLGCEKMREIAISEPAILSHKFSVWAWNMWNPCDAAAIIFFQIGLALRLRHSTLDVGRVIYCVDCIYWYLRILNILGVNKYFGPLVTMMGKMVKNMIYFVVLLLVVLLSFGVARQAILNPNSEPKWRIIRDIFMEPYFMLYGEVYADNIDPDCGDEPGMIPCLPGRWITPAAMSVYLLIANILLINLLIAVFNNIFNEVNAIAHQVWMFQRFTVVMEYEQKPVLPPPLIAICHVYLLLRYFLRHITQGKSGTGEAYDNGLKLFLEADDMERLYDFEEDCVEGYFREQELKLQMSTEERVKVTTDRVENMHQKIEDIDKKESNQNASLQAVEFRIRKLEELSQQTVAHLGVIHRFMATYMPNEGLSGLETLDSIRQRRVSERSEAFSEADSHTHLSTATRRKKLLRSLTDGTFLNVNQPIEDHILKISETVTSRENLSRHDSSVSVDAHVGQDDVKTTTSVETEGSKDVLEGETAGKKETQFERGISQDVSREVSREVSQEEAASREQSREVSRETSREASKEASSENPPSDTRQDSTERTFRQDSSERTFRQDSSERTFRQNSRTRSESDDIMLFTQRVTWAEPRVDVIPSSVTSVSSAPRSILSMMRAEYTSITDDIEICCDMLSPPRKAPTSPPPSRRDISEMSNTEMALQIENEHLRDAEECDYQQLEDLIQRRYRSDNNDGDGNDDDNRAADEAGGVACFFNVTSEHRQLRRASAIDEDSRRPPPMISVTREIEQTLARPPIRDSETADPNDKNLSTVPAPASETMC; from the exons ATGGCAATTGGAAGTATTATCTGTGGTGCAAGTACCCCAAaagtgaagaaaaagaaagtaaag ACAACTGAACGCAGTTGGATAGAAGCAACATTTCAAAAGAGGGAATGTACGAAATTTATTCCAAGCGCGGAGGATGAGCATAG ATGTTGCTGCGGTAATTCGTACACTCATCATTGTGGAACTGGGGCAGATGTTCAAAGTTACAGTCTCAGCAGtaatagagagaaagatcaGGAGCAATGGTCCCAAGCAAAAAATACACGTTCTTTCCCGACTGATGCGTACGGTACTATAGAATTTCAGGGTGGTCCTCATCCCACAAAAGCACAA TACGTAAGATTGGCTCACGATACGCGGCCAGAACCGATTGTGCAGCTATTGTGTCGGGAATGGAATTTAGGTTTGCCCAAGTTGTTGATTACGGTACACGGCGGACGGTCGAACTTCGAGCTTCAACCAAGCCTGAAGAAAGTTTTACGTAAGGGCTTATTGAAAGCTGCGAAGACAACGGGAGCATGGATATTCACAGGCGGAACCAACACAG GTGTTACGCGGCAAGTCGGCGACGCGCTGTTGCTGGAACGCTCTCAACGACAAGGTCGTGTGGTGAGCATAGGTATTGCCCCTTGGGGAATTTTGGACAAGAGCCATGAGCTGGTTGGTCGCGGCGGAGAGGTGTCGTATGATTGCGTCTCCTCGCCATG GACTAAGTACACAGTATTAAACAACCGACATGCCTACTTCTTATTAGTGGACAACGGTACTGGCGGTCGTTACGGTGCAGAAATTGTTCTTCGCAGAAGactggaaaaatatatttcgaatcTGAAGTTACAACCAT ATACGCACAGTAGTATACCTGTGGTCGCGTTGGTCATCGAGGGTGGAACTAACACTATTCGTGCAGTTCTGGAATACGTGACCGATGATCCACCGGTACCGGTTGTCGTTTGCGATGGTTCTGGACGTGCAGCCGATCTAATCGCTTTCATGCACAA ATGGAGAGATGGGCAAACCGGTGAGGGTGAAGGGCCGCTGGAGGGCGTCAAAGAACAAGTTTTAGAGACGATCAAACGTACCTTTCAAGTCTCCGCCGAACAGGCGAGTCAGCTCTGTTCCGAGCTCCTACAGTGTACACGAAAAAAACATTTG atCACTGTGTTCAGGATATCGCAAGACAGGCCGCAAGAACTCGATCAAACCATCTTGACAGCTTTATTTAAGTCGAAGCAACTGTCGCCGGCTGAGCAGTTATCTCTTTCTTTAATATGGAACAGGGTGGATATTGCTCGTAGCGAGATCTTCGTGTACGGCCAAAAGTGGCCGCTTGGCGCTTTAGAACAGGCGATGATGCAGGCGCTTCAACATGACAGGATAGACTTTGTGAAACTTCTACTGGAAAATGGCGTATCCATGcggaaatttttatcaataccTCGCCTTGAGGAGCTGTATAATACG AAAGAGGGTCCATCGAACACGTTGGGTTACATACTGCGCGACGTGCGACCAAACATTCCACGAGGCTACATGTATACGCTGCACGACATCGGTCTCGTGATCAACAAATTAATGGGCGGCGCGTATCGCGCACAGTACACGCGCAGAAGATTTCGTATGATCTACACGAAAGTGATGAAGCGATCCGGCGGCGGCCATCAGCCGTACATGCATCGGAACAGTTGCGCACCAAACTGCAACACGCGCTACTACACGGGCTCCGGCAACAAATCTGACAGCCTGACGATGAGTCTGCTCGCCGAGACGTTGCCAGCTAATCGCGACACTCCGCTCTTCGATTATCCCTTCAACGAGCTGCTGATCTGGGCGGTGTTAACAAAGCGTCAGCAAATGGCCCTGCTAATGTGGCAACACGGGGAGGAGGCGTTGGCAAAGGCGCTTGTTGCACTGAAACTGTACAAAGCGATGGCGCACGAGGCGGCCGAGGATGATTTGGAGACCGAAGTCTACGACGAATTGCGTGGTTACGGAAAGGAGTTTGAAAACATCG CACTCGAATTATTGGACTATTGCTATCGGCAAGATGACGATCAGACGCAACAGTTGTTGACTTCGGAATTGCAAAATTGGTCGGGACAAACGTGCTTGTCGCTCGCGGTCACGGCGAACCATCGGCCACTATTGGCACACCCCTGCAGCCAAATCATTCTGGCCGATTTGTGGATGGGCGGCCTTCGTACGCGTAAAAATACTAATTTGAAG GTGATTATGGGACTATTCTGTCCTGTATATATCACGCGATTGGAGTTTAAGAGTAGAGAAGAATTACAACTGATGCCGCAAACGCAAGAAGAACATCTGATAGCTCTGGAAGACGAGAAAGAGGACAGCGATTCTGAGCACAGTACACCAGCAGGACCGGATGTGGAG GCTTTAATTAGCAACGAACACAGTACAATAGTCAAGGAGACGATTGTCCAGGAGAATGGGAAAGTATTGACGGACAACGATGATGGTATACATCGCGCTTACGGTCTCCGATCcgaatattatgataataaaacaactaGGCCATTAAGATTGCGGAAGAAACTGTACGAATTCTACACTGCTCCGATTACAAAATTTTGGGCGAATGCG ATAGCGTACATCATCTTTCTACTTTTGTTCTCGTACTGCATACTGGTGCGCATGGACGATCATCCGTCATTAGCCGAGATATACGCGATCGCGTACATCTGCACCCTCGGGTGCGAGAAAATGCGCGAGATCGCGATCTCGGAGCCGGCGATACTCTCGCACAAGTTTAGCGTGTGGGCATGGAACATGTGGAACCCGTGCGACGCCGCGGCGATcatatttttccaaattggACTTGCTTTACGCCTGCGACACTCGACTTTAGATGTAGGTCGCGTGATATACTGTGTTGATTGCATCTACTGGTATTTACGCATACTCAACATCCTTGGTGTCAACAAATATTTTG GTCCCCTCGTGACCATGATGGGAAAGATGGTTAAGAACATGATATATTTCGTGGTACTTTTATTGGTCGTACTCCTGAGTTTTGGCGTAGCCAGGCAAGCTATACTAAATCCTAATTCTGAGCCGAAGTGGCGCATAATACGAGAT ATATTTATGGAGCCATACTTTATGCTGTATGGAGAAGTGTACGCCGATAACATAGATCCCGATTGCGGGGACGAACCGGGAATGATTCCGTGCCTGCCGGGCCGTTGGATCACGCCTGCTGCAATGTCCGTGTACCTTTTAATTGCCAATATCCTGCTGATAAATCTGTTAATAGCggtatttaacaatattttcaacGAGGTGAATGCTATAGCTCATCAAGTCTGGATGTTCCAACGTTTTACCGTTGTTATGGAATATGAGCAGAAACCGGTGTTGCCGCCGCCGCTTATAGCGATTTGCCACGTATATTTACTGCTGAGATATTTCCTGAGGCATATTACGCAAGGTAAAAGTGGCACTGGTGAGGCTTACGACAACGGGCTGAAATTGTTTCTCGAGGCCGATGATATGGAACGTCTGTATGACTTCGAAGAGGATTGCGTCGAAGGCTATTTCCGCGAGCAGGAGCTCAAGCTGCAAATGTCGACGGAAGAGCGCGTCAAAGTTACGACGGACCGGGTGGAGAATATGCATCAGAAGATCGAGGACATCGACAAGAAGGAGAGCAATCAGAATGCGTCTCTTCAG GCGGTCGAGTTTCGTATTCGCAAGTTGGAAGAGCTGAGTCAGCAGACCGTAGCACATCTCGGGGTGATTCACCGTTTCATGGCGACGTACATGCCGAACGAGGGACTGTCCGGATTAGAGACACTGGACAGTATCCGGCAGCGTCGAGTATCGGAGCGATCGGAAGCCTTCTCTGAGGCGGACTCTCACACGCATTTGTCAACGGCTACGCGACGCAAGAAGCTCCTACGCTCTCTCACCGATGGTACCTTCTTAAACGTCAACCAGCCGATAGAAGACCATATTCTAAAGATATCCGAGACTGTGACTTCTCGCGAGAATCTCAGCAGGCATGATTCCTCCGTGAGCGTGGATGCACACGTCGGTCAGGATGATGTGAAGACTACCACGAGCGTGGAGACTGAGGGCAGCAAAGATGTTCTCGAGGGCGAAACGGCTGGCAAGAAGGAAACGCAGTTTGAGAGAGGAATCAGCCAAGATGTCAGCAGAGAGGTGAGCAGGGAAGTCAGCCAGGAGGAGGCCGCCAGCAGGGAACAGAGCAGAGAGGTCAGTAGAGAGACGAGCAGGGAGGCGAGTAAGGAAGCCAGCAGTGAGAACCCGCCCTCGGACACGAGGCAAGACTCGACGGAACGTACGTTCCGGCAAGATTCCTCGGAACGTACGTTCAGGCAAGATTCCTCGGAACGTACGTTCAGGCAGAATAGCAGAACCCGATCAGAGTCCGATGACATCATGCTGTTCACCCAAAGGGTAACTTGGGCGGAACCTCGCGTGGATGTGATCCCATCGTCTGTCACCTCGGTTAGCAGTGCGCCAAGGTCCATCCTGTCGATGATGCGCGCCGAATACACGAGCATAACCGACGATATTGAGATATGTTGCGACATGCTAAGTCCGCCGCGAAAGGCACCGACCTCGCCGCCGCCCTCGCGGCGCGACATATCGGAGATGTCGAACACGGAAATGGCATTACAAATAGAGAACGAGCACCTGCGCGACGCCGAAGAGTGCGACTATCAACAGCTGGAGGATCTGATTCAGCGGCGTTATCGCAGCGACaacaacgacggcgacggtaaCGACGACGATAATCGCGCCGCGGACGAAGCCGGCGGCGTCGCGTGCTTCTTTAACGTGACCAGCGAGCACCGCCAGCTGCGTCGCGCTTCCGCGATCGACGAGGACTCGCGTCGGCCGCCGCCGATGATCAGTGTCACTCGTGAGATCGAACAGACGCTTGCACGACCGCCGATACGCGACTCGGAAACGGCCGATCCAAACGATAAGAATCTGAGCACTGTGCCTGCTCCCGCTTCCGAAACCATGTGTTAA
- the LOC105276132 gene encoding transient receptor potential cation channel trpm isoform X4 yields the protein MKCKYNALCLTRLLLCALIPVGVTRQVGDALLLERSQRQGRVVSIGIAPWGILDKSHELVGRGGEVSYDCVSSPWTKYTVLNNRHAYFLLVDNGTGGRYGAEIVLRRRLEKYISNLKLQPYTHSSIPVVALVIEGGTNTIRAVLEYVTDDPPVPVVVCDGSGRAADLIAFMHKWRDGQTGEGEGPLEGVKEQVLETIKRTFQVSAEQASQLCSELLQCTRKKHLITVFRISQDRPQELDQTILTALFKSKQLSPAEQLSLSLIWNRVDIARSEIFVYGQKWPLGALEQAMMQALQHDRIDFVKLLLENGVSMRKFLSIPRLEELYNTKEGPSNTLGYILRDVRPNIPRGYMYTLHDIGLVINKLMGGAYRAQYTRRRFRMIYTKVMKRSGGGHQPYMHRNSCAPNCNTRYYTGSGNKSDSLTMSLLAETLPANRDTPLFDYPFNELLIWAVLTKRQQMALLMWQHGEEALAKALVALKLYKAMAHEAAEDDLETEVYDELRGYGKEFENIALELLDYCYRQDDDQTQQLLTSELQNWSGQTCLSLAVTANHRPLLAHPCSQIILADLWMGGLRTRKNTNLKVIMGLFCPVYITRLEFKSREELQLMPQTQEEHLIALEDEKEDSDSEHSTPAGPDVEKRLRRSLSIRNKSSSQPGVKALISNEHSTIVKETIVQENGKVLTDNDDGIHRAYGLRSEYYDNKTTRPLRLRKKLYEFYTAPITKFWANAIAYIIFLLLFSYCILVRMDDHPSLAEIYAIAYICTLGCEKMREIAISEPAILSHKFSVWAWNMWNPCDAAAIIFFQIGLALRLRHSTLDVGRVIYCVDCIYWYLRILNILGVNKYFGPLVTMMGKMVKNMIYFVVLLLVVLLSFGVARQAILNPNSEPKWRIIRDIFMEPYFMLYGEVYADNIDPDCGDEPGMIPCLPGRWITPAAMSVYLLIANILLINLLIAVFNNIFNEVNAIAHQVWMFQRFTVVMEYEQKPVLPPPLIAICHVYLLLRYFLRHITQGKSGTGEAYDNGLKLFLEADDMERLYDFEEDCVEGYFREQELKLQMSTEERVKVTTDRVENMHQKIEDIDKKESNQNASLQAVEFRIRKLEELSQQTVAHLGVIHRFMATYMPNEGLSGLETLDSIRQRRVSERSEAFSEADSHTHLSTATRRKKLLRSLTDGTFLNVNQPIEDHILKISETVTSRENLSRHDSSVSVDAHVGQDDVKTTTSVETEGSKDVLEGETAGKKETQFERGISQDVSREVSREVSQEEAASREQSREVSRETSREASKEASSENPPSDTRQDSTERTFRQDSSERTFRQDSSERTFRQNSRTRSESDDIMLFTQRVTWAEPRVDVIPSSVTSVSSAPRSILSMMRAEYTSITDDIEICCDMLSPPRKAPTSPPPSRRDISEMSNTEMALQIENEHLRDAEECDYQQLEDLIQRRYRSDNNDGDGNDDDNRAADEAGGVACFFNVTSEHRQLRRASAIDEDSRRPPPMISVTREIEQTLARPPIRDSETADPNDKNLSTVPAPASETMC from the exons ATGAAGTGTAAGTACAATGCTTTGTGTTTAACGCGTCTGCTGCTTTGTGCGTTGATTCCGGTAGGTGTTACGCGGCAAGTCGGCGACGCGCTGTTGCTGGAACGCTCTCAACGACAAGGTCGTGTGGTGAGCATAGGTATTGCCCCTTGGGGAATTTTGGACAAGAGCCATGAGCTGGTTGGTCGCGGCGGAGAGGTGTCGTATGATTGCGTCTCCTCGCCATG GACTAAGTACACAGTATTAAACAACCGACATGCCTACTTCTTATTAGTGGACAACGGTACTGGCGGTCGTTACGGTGCAGAAATTGTTCTTCGCAGAAGactggaaaaatatatttcgaatcTGAAGTTACAACCAT ATACGCACAGTAGTATACCTGTGGTCGCGTTGGTCATCGAGGGTGGAACTAACACTATTCGTGCAGTTCTGGAATACGTGACCGATGATCCACCGGTACCGGTTGTCGTTTGCGATGGTTCTGGACGTGCAGCCGATCTAATCGCTTTCATGCACAA ATGGAGAGATGGGCAAACCGGTGAGGGTGAAGGGCCGCTGGAGGGCGTCAAAGAACAAGTTTTAGAGACGATCAAACGTACCTTTCAAGTCTCCGCCGAACAGGCGAGTCAGCTCTGTTCCGAGCTCCTACAGTGTACACGAAAAAAACATTTG atCACTGTGTTCAGGATATCGCAAGACAGGCCGCAAGAACTCGATCAAACCATCTTGACAGCTTTATTTAAGTCGAAGCAACTGTCGCCGGCTGAGCAGTTATCTCTTTCTTTAATATGGAACAGGGTGGATATTGCTCGTAGCGAGATCTTCGTGTACGGCCAAAAGTGGCCGCTTGGCGCTTTAGAACAGGCGATGATGCAGGCGCTTCAACATGACAGGATAGACTTTGTGAAACTTCTACTGGAAAATGGCGTATCCATGcggaaatttttatcaataccTCGCCTTGAGGAGCTGTATAATACG AAAGAGGGTCCATCGAACACGTTGGGTTACATACTGCGCGACGTGCGACCAAACATTCCACGAGGCTACATGTATACGCTGCACGACATCGGTCTCGTGATCAACAAATTAATGGGCGGCGCGTATCGCGCACAGTACACGCGCAGAAGATTTCGTATGATCTACACGAAAGTGATGAAGCGATCCGGCGGCGGCCATCAGCCGTACATGCATCGGAACAGTTGCGCACCAAACTGCAACACGCGCTACTACACGGGCTCCGGCAACAAATCTGACAGCCTGACGATGAGTCTGCTCGCCGAGACGTTGCCAGCTAATCGCGACACTCCGCTCTTCGATTATCCCTTCAACGAGCTGCTGATCTGGGCGGTGTTAACAAAGCGTCAGCAAATGGCCCTGCTAATGTGGCAACACGGGGAGGAGGCGTTGGCAAAGGCGCTTGTTGCACTGAAACTGTACAAAGCGATGGCGCACGAGGCGGCCGAGGATGATTTGGAGACCGAAGTCTACGACGAATTGCGTGGTTACGGAAAGGAGTTTGAAAACATCG CACTCGAATTATTGGACTATTGCTATCGGCAAGATGACGATCAGACGCAACAGTTGTTGACTTCGGAATTGCAAAATTGGTCGGGACAAACGTGCTTGTCGCTCGCGGTCACGGCGAACCATCGGCCACTATTGGCACACCCCTGCAGCCAAATCATTCTGGCCGATTTGTGGATGGGCGGCCTTCGTACGCGTAAAAATACTAATTTGAAG GTGATTATGGGACTATTCTGTCCTGTATATATCACGCGATTGGAGTTTAAGAGTAGAGAAGAATTACAACTGATGCCGCAAACGCAAGAAGAACATCTGATAGCTCTGGAAGACGAGAAAGAGGACAGCGATTCTGAGCACAGTACACCAGCAGGACCGGATGTGGAG aaacGTCTTCGCAGGAGCCTGAGCATACGCAACAAATCCAGCAGCCAACCAGGCGTTAAG GCTTTAATTAGCAACGAACACAGTACAATAGTCAAGGAGACGATTGTCCAGGAGAATGGGAAAGTATTGACGGACAACGATGATGGTATACATCGCGCTTACGGTCTCCGATCcgaatattatgataataaaacaactaGGCCATTAAGATTGCGGAAGAAACTGTACGAATTCTACACTGCTCCGATTACAAAATTTTGGGCGAATGCG ATAGCGTACATCATCTTTCTACTTTTGTTCTCGTACTGCATACTGGTGCGCATGGACGATCATCCGTCATTAGCCGAGATATACGCGATCGCGTACATCTGCACCCTCGGGTGCGAGAAAATGCGCGAGATCGCGATCTCGGAGCCGGCGATACTCTCGCACAAGTTTAGCGTGTGGGCATGGAACATGTGGAACCCGTGCGACGCCGCGGCGATcatatttttccaaattggACTTGCTTTACGCCTGCGACACTCGACTTTAGATGTAGGTCGCGTGATATACTGTGTTGATTGCATCTACTGGTATTTACGCATACTCAACATCCTTGGTGTCAACAAATATTTTG GTCCCCTCGTGACCATGATGGGAAAGATGGTTAAGAACATGATATATTTCGTGGTACTTTTATTGGTCGTACTCCTGAGTTTTGGCGTAGCCAGGCAAGCTATACTAAATCCTAATTCTGAGCCGAAGTGGCGCATAATACGAGAT ATATTTATGGAGCCATACTTTATGCTGTATGGAGAAGTGTACGCCGATAACATAGATCCCGATTGCGGGGACGAACCGGGAATGATTCCGTGCCTGCCGGGCCGTTGGATCACGCCTGCTGCAATGTCCGTGTACCTTTTAATTGCCAATATCCTGCTGATAAATCTGTTAATAGCggtatttaacaatattttcaacGAGGTGAATGCTATAGCTCATCAAGTCTGGATGTTCCAACGTTTTACCGTTGTTATGGAATATGAGCAGAAACCGGTGTTGCCGCCGCCGCTTATAGCGATTTGCCACGTATATTTACTGCTGAGATATTTCCTGAGGCATATTACGCAAGGTAAAAGTGGCACTGGTGAGGCTTACGACAACGGGCTGAAATTGTTTCTCGAGGCCGATGATATGGAACGTCTGTATGACTTCGAAGAGGATTGCGTCGAAGGCTATTTCCGCGAGCAGGAGCTCAAGCTGCAAATGTCGACGGAAGAGCGCGTCAAAGTTACGACGGACCGGGTGGAGAATATGCATCAGAAGATCGAGGACATCGACAAGAAGGAGAGCAATCAGAATGCGTCTCTTCAG GCGGTCGAGTTTCGTATTCGCAAGTTGGAAGAGCTGAGTCAGCAGACCGTAGCACATCTCGGGGTGATTCACCGTTTCATGGCGACGTACATGCCGAACGAGGGACTGTCCGGATTAGAGACACTGGACAGTATCCGGCAGCGTCGAGTATCGGAGCGATCGGAAGCCTTCTCTGAGGCGGACTCTCACACGCATTTGTCAACGGCTACGCGACGCAAGAAGCTCCTACGCTCTCTCACCGATGGTACCTTCTTAAACGTCAACCAGCCGATAGAAGACCATATTCTAAAGATATCCGAGACTGTGACTTCTCGCGAGAATCTCAGCAGGCATGATTCCTCCGTGAGCGTGGATGCACACGTCGGTCAGGATGATGTGAAGACTACCACGAGCGTGGAGACTGAGGGCAGCAAAGATGTTCTCGAGGGCGAAACGGCTGGCAAGAAGGAAACGCAGTTTGAGAGAGGAATCAGCCAAGATGTCAGCAGAGAGGTGAGCAGGGAAGTCAGCCAGGAGGAGGCCGCCAGCAGGGAACAGAGCAGAGAGGTCAGTAGAGAGACGAGCAGGGAGGCGAGTAAGGAAGCCAGCAGTGAGAACCCGCCCTCGGACACGAGGCAAGACTCGACGGAACGTACGTTCCGGCAAGATTCCTCGGAACGTACGTTCAGGCAAGATTCCTCGGAACGTACGTTCAGGCAGAATAGCAGAACCCGATCAGAGTCCGATGACATCATGCTGTTCACCCAAAGGGTAACTTGGGCGGAACCTCGCGTGGATGTGATCCCATCGTCTGTCACCTCGGTTAGCAGTGCGCCAAGGTCCATCCTGTCGATGATGCGCGCCGAATACACGAGCATAACCGACGATATTGAGATATGTTGCGACATGCTAAGTCCGCCGCGAAAGGCACCGACCTCGCCGCCGCCCTCGCGGCGCGACATATCGGAGATGTCGAACACGGAAATGGCATTACAAATAGAGAACGAGCACCTGCGCGACGCCGAAGAGTGCGACTATCAACAGCTGGAGGATCTGATTCAGCGGCGTTATCGCAGCGACaacaacgacggcgacggtaaCGACGACGATAATCGCGCCGCGGACGAAGCCGGCGGCGTCGCGTGCTTCTTTAACGTGACCAGCGAGCACCGCCAGCTGCGTCGCGCTTCCGCGATCGACGAGGACTCGCGTCGGCCGCCGCCGATGATCAGTGTCACTCGTGAGATCGAACAGACGCTTGCACGACCGCCGATACGCGACTCGGAAACGGCCGATCCAAACGATAAGAATCTGAGCACTGTGCCTGCTCCCGCTTCCGAAACCATGTGTTAA